A single window of Nicotiana sylvestris chromosome 3, ASM39365v2, whole genome shotgun sequence DNA harbors:
- the LOC104229797 gene encoding F-box protein At5g07610-like: protein MKKSRSLPNDMPARISGTNESVLTIILLRLPVKSLIIFRRVSKQWSSLISDPYFCHSHTIYSIKKNPNFLSPSGFFIYNSFYNQFLSFSLSRKRSKPSLPSLSFLGQNCNILQSCSGLLLCHLNCGTLCVCNPTTGKFKFLPSAKFDGEFSWISPFTLAFDPSRSPNYRVVCFKRIKKESPEPTGSYYFLIYIYLSEMDIWKSSNSFKVNMCPDMAAGIFSNGVVHWACHEQYIRFDTNEEKVMLMRLPFVYVFDREHSWEIGSLWQWHDTIYSVMKSEENFSLHELDQATLKWIPHKYYLASYSLAKAAYRAVTKEGTEAHKYDRTERKFSVIALVKGDKEKDTVVLIAIFGKVISYNFARRKIKIILDLELPSDIVRDVCCNCLSAYQYVQTLSPV, encoded by the coding sequence ATGAAGAAGTCAAGAAGTTTACCCAATGACATGCCAGCAAGGATCAGCGGCACCAATGAAAGTGTGTTAACCATAATTCTTCTCCGTTTGCCTGTGAAGTCTCTAATCATATTCCGTAGGGTAAGCAAACAATGGTCTTCTCTTATCTCCGATCCATACTTTTGTCACTCTCATACcatatatagtattaaaaagaACCCcaattttctttccccttctgGTTTCTTCATCTATAACTCCTTTTATAATcaattcctttctttttctttatctagAAAAAGAAGTAAACCTTCTTTGCCTTCCCTTTCGTTTTTAGGCCAAAATTGTAATATTTTACAGTCATGCAGTGGCCTCTTACTATGTCATTTGAACTGTGGAACCCTCTGTGTTTGTAACCCCACAACAGGGAAATTCAAGTTTCTTCCATCCGCTAAGTTTGACGGTGAATTCTCTTGGATAAGTCCATTTACACTTGCTTTTGATCCTTCTCGATCGCCTAATTATAGAGTTGTTTGTTTCAAGAGGATTAAGAAAGAATCACCTGAACCAACTGGAAGTTACtattttttgatatatatatatttatctgAGATGGATATCTGGAAATCTAGCAATTCTTTTAAAGTGAACATGTGCCCAGACATGGCTGCGGGAATCTTCTCAAATGGTGTTGTTCATTGGGCTTGCCATGAACAATACATCCGGTTCGATACGAATGAGGAGAAGGTGATGCTAATGAGATTGCCATTTGTTTATGTGTTTGATAGGGAACATTCATGGGAAATTGGCTCCCTCTGGCAATGGCATGACACTATCTATTCAGTTATGAAAAGTGAGGAGAATTTTAGTTTGCATGAGCTGGATCAAGCTACTTTAAAATGGATTCCGCACAAGTATTACCTTGCTTCCTATAGTCTTGCGAAAGCAGCATATCGTGCAGTTACGAAGGAAGGGACAGAGGCACACAAATATGATCGAACAGAGCGCAAGTTCTCTGTAATTGCTTTGGTCAAGGGAGACAAGGAAAAGGATACTGTAGTACTGATAGCCATTTTTGGCAAAGTCATTTCCTATAATTTTGCACGGAGGAAGATTAAAATCATTCTTGACTTGGAATTGCCGAGTGATATTGTGAGAGATGTATGTTGTAATTGCCTTAGTGCTTATCAGTATGTTCAAACTCTGTCTCCTGTTTGA